Below is a genomic region from Sinobacterium norvegicum.
AAGCTCCACACCCCAGCGACTGCCATCACCGAGCTGCTGCGATATTTGCTCGCCCAGCCAGCCCAGGTTAATCACAATGGACTCAACACCGGCGCGGACCAGCGCCTCGATATGATATTCGATCAACGGTTTGTCGTTCACTCGTAGCAGTGGCTTCGGCGTGGTCAGCGTCAGCGGCTGCATGCGCTTGCCAAAGCCTGCCGCCAGAATCATCGCCCTCACGCAGCATCTCCCCAGCCTTGGGCGACAATCAAAGGCACCATGGTGCGCTCAAACCAGCCGGAGAATTCGGCAAGCTCGTCATACAGCCCACTCACCTCTTGTACATACTCGATGACCCGCGGTAAATCGGCCAAATAAGCCTGTTTATTATCGCGAATATTTAAGCGACAGAAAATCCCCAGCACTTTGATATGACGCTGCATGCCCATCAAGTCGAACCACTTCAGCCATACTCCGGTATCAAATGTCTGCCCCGTCTGCTGCTGATACTGCAGCCGGTATTGCTCAACCCAGGTAATAACCTGCGCTCTTGGCCAGCGGATATAACAATCCTTTAACAGCGACACCAGATCATAAGTCACCGGACCAATCACCGCATCTTGAAAATCAATCACCGCCAGTTCACCGTCGATGGCCATAATATTACGGGCGTGAAAATCGCGATGCACCACCACCTGAGGCTGAGACAGGGCAGAATCATTGAGTTTGCGCTCTAACCGGTCCAGCATGGCCTGCTCATCTCCAGCCAAGCGATAGCCCAACTGTGCATCGACAAACCAATCGGCAAATAATTGGAACTCTTGCGCCAAAAGCGCATCACTATACAAGGGGAGATTATCAATATGACTCCGGCTGAGCGACCACATCAGGTCCATCGACGCAGTGTACCAATGATCTGCACTTTCAGCCGACAACAGCGGCAGTAACAATTGATCGCCAAAATCTTGCTGCAACAAAAAGCCTTGCTCAAAATCGGCGGCAATAATGGCAGGTGCCTTAACGCCGGCCTCAACCAAACCCTGGGCTATCGCCACAAACTCATGGTTTTTTTCTTTTTCCGGCGGTGCGCTGACAGCAATATAGCTGCCCGAGGCATAAGACAAACGATAATAAACACGAAAACTGGCATCGCCGGATACCGACAACCATTGATAGGGCTGATCAATCAGCTCTGGTAACTGCTCTCTCGACCAATTTAATAACGCCTCGAACGACAATTTACGCCTCCATCTCATTTGCAATATAGGAACAACAGCTAGAATGTTTTATCATCGCCTAGATAATATCGTTGTATACCAACAATAACGTGATCACAGTGCCGTATTTACTCACATTTTTACCTCGGCATACAGCGGCACGCCCAACTTCACATCGAACTTTGGATATTTTATAACCCATGGCGTCGACGACACCACTATTAAACCGACAAACGGCCAGCGATTTCATCCGCCGCCGCTTCCCTCGCAAACAGTTAACCACTGCCATCACCCTGATTCTCTGCTCCGGCCAACTCTGGGCTGACAGCTGTGGCAACACCCGCGCCCTCGACTGGGTGCCTGCCTGCGATTTAAGCCCTGAACAACGTGCTCAACTGCGCCCCGGCTGCAACGGCATGTATGTCGCCCCAATCAACCCATCACCGGACGCCCTGCTTTCACCGGATGAAGCCCCCACCAAGGTCAGCGCCGACAGCACCGAGATTACCGATAAAAACAGCGCCAAGTTTGTCGGTGATGTGGTGATTAATCAGGGCAGCCGTCAGATTTTTGCCGATGAGGCCCGCGCCGACAACAGCAGTGACATATTAGAGCTCGAAGGCAATGTGACGGTGAGAGACAGCGGCATTCTGATGCTGGGCGAGAGCGGCTATTTCAACTCTGCCGATGGCACTGGGACGATTAATGAGGCCGAGTTTGTCATCCATCAGGCGGCGGTTCGCGGCGACGCTGAGCATCTCAGCAAAACAGGCGAGATGACGACAGAGTTATACAACAGCAGCTATACCCGATGCGCCCCGGGCAGTAACGACTGGTATATGCAGGCCACCGATATCAAGCTTGAACACGACGAGGGGGTCGGCACCGCCAAACACGCCAAGCTGTATATCAAAGACGTGCCTGTTGCCTACATACCTTACTTTACCTTTCCCATCGATGACCGCCGTAAGTCGGGCTTTCTGTGGCCGACCATAGGTACCGCCAAGGGCGGCAATGGCCTCGATATTA
It encodes:
- a CDS encoding aminoglycoside phosphotransferase family protein produces the protein MSFEALLNWSREQLPELIDQPYQWLSVSGDASFRVYYRLSYASGSYIAVSAPPEKEKNHEFVAIAQGLVEAGVKAPAIIAADFEQGFLLQQDFGDQLLLPLLSAESADHWYTASMDLMWSLSRSHIDNLPLYSDALLAQEFQLFADWFVDAQLGYRLAGDEQAMLDRLERKLNDSALSQPQVVVHRDFHARNIMAIDGELAVIDFQDAVIGPVTYDLVSLLKDCYIRWPRAQVITWVEQYRLQYQQQTGQTFDTGVWLKWFDLMGMQRHIKVLGIFCRLNIRDNKQAYLADLPRVIEYVQEVSGLYDELAEFSGWFERTMVPLIVAQGWGDAA